The Acidianus manzaensis genome has a window encoding:
- the purM gene encoding phosphoribosylformylglycinamidine cyclo-ligase → MVSEYSKSGVDLDKLRDFHSKVASEISKTYKNTILGAGHYSGIINVNGLKLAMHADGVGTKSILALKTGIIEPIGIDCIAMNVNDLISIGAKPLAVVDYLAMEKPMDEVVDKVMKGLVKGAKESDAEIVGGETAIMPDVVNGFDLACTAIGTVDKIKDGRDVKPGDIILGLRSNGIHDNGYSLVRKLIAEGKLSLDTWKDELMKPTQIYVKPILEVLDKIKAAAHITGGSFSKLRRITNYKIELSLPEPQEIFKELEKCGISHEEMYKVFNMGIGMTIFTSPEYKDDIIKTVQKYIDIYEIGKVSEGTGISIFTYKNVVLHI, encoded by the coding sequence ATGGTGAGTGAGTATTCAAAATCTGGCGTAGATTTAGATAAGTTAAGAGATTTCCATAGTAAAGTTGCAAGTGAAATTTCTAAAACATATAAAAATACTATATTAGGTGCTGGTCACTATTCTGGTATTATTAATGTAAATGGTTTAAAATTGGCAATGCATGCTGACGGTGTTGGTACTAAATCAATTTTAGCTCTAAAAACTGGAATAATTGAACCTATAGGAATAGATTGTATTGCTATGAATGTTAATGATCTTATCTCTATAGGAGCAAAGCCCTTAGCAGTAGTGGATTATCTAGCAATGGAAAAGCCAATGGATGAAGTAGTAGATAAAGTAATGAAGGGTTTAGTTAAAGGAGCTAAAGAATCAGATGCTGAAATCGTAGGTGGAGAAACTGCTATAATGCCTGATGTAGTTAATGGATTTGACTTAGCATGTACTGCTATAGGTACTGTAGATAAAATTAAAGATGGAAGGGATGTAAAGCCTGGAGATATAATTTTAGGATTACGCAGTAATGGAATTCACGATAATGGATATTCTTTAGTTAGGAAATTAATAGCTGAAGGAAAACTTTCGTTAGATACTTGGAAAGATGAACTTATGAAGCCTACGCAAATTTATGTTAAACCAATACTTGAGGTTTTAGATAAGATAAAGGCTGCTGCGCATATAACTGGTGGTTCATTTTCTAAACTGAGAAGGATTACTAATTATAAGATTGAACTTAGTTTGCCGGAACCTCAAGAAATATTTAAAGAGCTTGAAAAATGTGGAATTAGTCATGAGGAAATGTATAAAGTTTTTAACATGGGCATTGGTATGACTATTTTTACTTCTCCAGAGTATAAGGATGATATAATAAAAACTGTTCAAAAATATATCGATATCTATGAAATTGGAAAAGTTTCTGAAGGTACGGGAATATCAATCTTTACATATAAGAACGTTGTTCTTCATATATAG
- the carB gene encoding carbamoyl-phosphate synthase (glutamine-hydrolyzing) large subunit, protein MENLKKVLVIGSGPIKVAEAAEFDYSGSQALKALKEEGIQSVLVNSNVATVQTSYKIADKIYMLPVNWWFVEKVIEQERPDGIMIGFGGQTALNVGVDLYKKGILQKYGIKVLGTPIEGIERALSREKFRETMIDVGLPVPPSLAAKSEEEAIEKAREIGYPVMVRVSFNLGGRGSTVAFNEEMLKREIGRAFSQSYTHEVLIEKYLYHWKELEYEVVRDNKGNSAVIACIENLDPMGTHTGESTVIAPCQTLDNYEYQEMRSRAIEVAKSINLTGECNVQFAVDPKSYTNYIIETNPRMSRSSALASKATGYPLAYVSAKLSLGYSLHEVINKVSGSTCACFEPSLDYVVIKIPRWDLQKFENAEWSLATEMKSIGEVMSIGRSFEEALQKAIRMLDISEPGIVGGKIFDSNMTKEEALEYLKNKYPYWFLYAAKAFKEGATIDEVYESTGVDKFFLNKIKNLVDFYLQLKNDRSINIDKLIEAKRLGFSDEQLSKAYHVPLGEIEKIRVEKNVFPSIKQIDTLAGEWPAVTNYLYLTYNGNEDDIEVSSSHNKLLILGAGVFRIGVSVEFDWSVVSLLDAATKYFDDVAILNYNPETVSTDWDIAKKLYFDEVNLERTIDIIKKENFRYVATFTGGQLGNNISKSLEEHGISLLGTSGSSVDIAENREKFSKLLDKLNIKQPDWISAINLDEVKKFIDTVGYPVLVRPSYVLSGSSMRIIYNESELMKLIKELQISTKYPIVISKFLDNAIEAEIDGASDGKGAIGTVIEHVEEAGVHSGDATMSIPYRLLSESIVNKMKEYTLTISREINIKGPFNLQFVVKDNTPYIIELNLRASRSMPFSSKAKGINIIEKALDGIIVGLGIDEFYEPPSKYWAVKSPQFSWTQIRGAYPMLGPEMRSTGEAASFGLNFYDALLKSWLSSIPNKIPEKGNYALIYGKGNEEFLNEAADNLEKYGMQIITLDKFGIDKGEYVDSSSVEKLIISGKIGIIITNGYLKDVDYKIRRDAVDYNIPLILNGRLGKELSIAFLNKDNLSFNEMKFYSGLQ, encoded by the coding sequence ATGGAAAACCTTAAGAAAGTTCTAGTCATAGGCTCAGGGCCAATAAAAGTAGCAGAAGCAGCTGAATTTGATTATAGTGGAAGTCAAGCCTTAAAGGCATTAAAAGAAGAAGGAATACAATCAGTTTTAGTCAATTCAAACGTAGCTACAGTTCAAACTAGCTATAAAATTGCAGATAAAATCTATATGTTACCAGTAAATTGGTGGTTTGTAGAGAAAGTCATAGAACAAGAAAGACCAGACGGTATTATGATAGGCTTTGGAGGCCAAACAGCATTAAATGTAGGTGTTGATTTATATAAGAAAGGCATTCTTCAAAAATATGGAATAAAAGTACTAGGGACTCCAATAGAAGGTATTGAAAGAGCTTTAAGTAGAGAAAAATTTAGGGAGACAATGATAGATGTAGGATTACCAGTTCCGCCAAGTTTAGCGGCAAAAAGTGAAGAAGAAGCAATAGAAAAAGCCAGGGAAATAGGATATCCAGTAATGGTTAGAGTAAGTTTTAATCTAGGAGGAAGAGGATCTACTGTAGCTTTTAATGAGGAAATGCTAAAGAGAGAAATAGGAAGAGCATTCTCTCAAAGTTATACTCATGAGGTTCTTATAGAGAAATATCTATATCATTGGAAAGAATTGGAATATGAAGTAGTAAGAGACAATAAAGGAAATAGTGCAGTAATAGCTTGTATAGAAAATTTAGATCCTATGGGTACTCACACTGGTGAGTCCACAGTAATTGCACCATGTCAAACATTAGATAATTACGAGTATCAAGAAATGAGGAGTAGAGCTATTGAAGTAGCAAAATCAATAAATTTAACAGGTGAATGCAATGTACAATTTGCTGTAGATCCTAAAAGCTATACAAATTACATTATAGAAACTAATCCAAGGATGTCTAGATCTAGCGCTCTAGCAAGTAAAGCCACTGGTTATCCATTAGCTTATGTTTCAGCTAAATTATCATTAGGATATTCATTGCACGAAGTTATTAACAAAGTATCTGGTTCGACTTGTGCATGCTTTGAACCAAGTTTAGATTATGTTGTAATTAAAATACCTAGATGGGATTTGCAAAAATTTGAAAATGCTGAATGGAGTTTAGCTACCGAAATGAAAAGTATAGGAGAAGTAATGAGCATAGGCAGATCATTTGAAGAAGCATTACAGAAGGCTATTAGAATGTTAGATATCAGTGAACCAGGTATTGTAGGAGGTAAAATTTTTGACTCTAATATGACAAAAGAAGAAGCATTAGAATACTTAAAGAATAAATATCCATACTGGTTCCTCTACGCTGCAAAGGCATTTAAGGAAGGTGCAACAATAGATGAAGTATATGAATCTACTGGAGTAGATAAATTCTTCTTAAATAAGATTAAAAATCTTGTAGACTTTTATTTACAATTAAAAAATGATAGATCTATAAATATAGATAAATTGATTGAAGCTAAGAGATTAGGATTTAGCGACGAACAATTATCTAAGGCATATCATGTACCTTTAGGAGAAATAGAGAAAATAAGAGTAGAAAAAAATGTATTTCCATCAATAAAGCAAATAGATACCTTAGCTGGTGAATGGCCTGCAGTTACAAATTACTTATACTTAACATATAATGGTAATGAAGATGATATAGAAGTATCTTCTTCGCATAATAAATTGCTAATACTAGGTGCAGGAGTATTCAGAATAGGAGTATCTGTAGAATTTGATTGGAGTGTAGTATCACTATTGGATGCCGCAACTAAATATTTTGATGACGTAGCAATATTGAATTATAACCCTGAAACAGTATCAACAGATTGGGACATAGCAAAAAAACTCTATTTTGATGAGGTTAATTTAGAAAGGACTATAGACATTATAAAGAAAGAAAACTTTAGGTATGTAGCAACGTTTACAGGCGGACAATTAGGTAATAATATCTCGAAATCTCTTGAAGAGCATGGTATCTCTTTGCTAGGTACTTCAGGTTCTAGTGTAGACATTGCTGAAAATAGAGAAAAATTCTCTAAATTATTAGATAAATTAAATATAAAACAACCTGACTGGATATCTGCTATAAATCTAGACGAGGTCAAGAAGTTTATAGATACGGTAGGATATCCAGTATTAGTAAGACCAAGCTATGTATTAAGTGGATCTTCAATGAGAATAATTTATAACGAGTCTGAGCTAATGAAGTTAATAAAAGAGCTTCAAATTTCTACAAAATATCCTATAGTTATTTCCAAATTCCTAGATAATGCTATAGAAGCAGAAATTGATGGTGCTAGTGATGGAAAAGGAGCAATTGGAACTGTGATAGAACATGTAGAAGAAGCAGGAGTACATAGTGGAGATGCTACAATGTCTATTCCTTACAGATTGTTGTCAGAATCTATAGTAAATAAAATGAAAGAATATACTTTAACTATATCTAGAGAGATAAATATTAAAGGTCCATTTAATTTGCAGTTTGTAGTTAAGGATAATACTCCTTACATAATTGAATTGAATTTAAGAGCTAGCAGATCAATGCCATTCTCTAGTAAAGCTAAAGGAATTAATATTATTGAAAAAGCTTTAGATGGAATAATCGTAGGATTAGGAATTGATGAATTTTACGAGCCACCATCTAAATATTGGGCTGTAAAGTCGCCTCAATTTTCATGGACGCAAATAAGAGGTGCATATCCAATGTTAGGTCCAGAAATGAGAAGTACTGGAGAGGCAGCATCGTTTGGCTTAAATTTCTATGACGCCTTACTAAAGAGTTGGCTATCATCTATTCCAAATAAAATTCCAGAAAAAGGAAACTATGCGTTAATATATGGTAAAGGAAATGAAGAATTTCTTAATGAAGCAGCAGATAACTTAGAAAAATACGGTATGCAGATTATTACATTAGATAAATTTGGTATAGATAAAGGTGAATATGTTGATTCAAGTTCAGTAGAAAAGTTAATTATATCAGGTAAAATCGGAATAATAATAACTAATGGCTATTTAAAGGATGTAGATTACAAAATAAGGAGAGATGCAGTTGACTATAATATCCCTCTTATATTAAATGGTAGGTTAGGTAAGGAATTAAGTATTGCATTTTTAAATAAAGATAATTTATCATTTAATGAAATGAAATTTTACAGTGGTTTACAATGA
- a CDS encoding ribbon-helix-helix domain-containing protein: MRKVISVRLKEELVRQIDNRYKQLGFDSRTDFIKEAIKFYLNRKVK, translated from the coding sequence ATGAGAAAAGTAATTAGCGTTAGGCTAAAAGAAGAACTAGTAAGACAAATAGATAATAGGTATAAGCAATTGGGTTTCGATAGTCGAACTGATTTCATAAAAGAAGCTATAAAATTTTATTTGAATCGAAAGGTAAAGTGA
- a CDS encoding amidophosphoribosyltransferase — MGGIVGILSYDKIWNISKFLKYSLMGLQHRGYSNTSVAILNEKILKSDSNLAPEDFEINDEGWAGIGYTGSRQNKLYLFDQMAITIDGITKETPEEISKIILKDPENLKNVKGAFSLIALTKEGEIIAYRDDSGLKPLALGGFGFDMGIIASEMTGIIVIGGDFRREIKPGELVLMNKYNIETKQLVEPKSSYCSIEYIYQSRIDSYVNGKPIYDLRIKIGEELAEERKIDADTVIGVPETALPFALGYSRKTGIPMNLGFTRTGSPIRTMLASDDFLKIVGVQLKLNPIKSAVFGQRVILIDDSMVTGTTLKNTVYNLRRLGAKEVHVLIGSPKLISYCPYEVEVPPSNELIAANLSDEEVSRVIGADSIYWLSLEGLYKVIGNKNLCVGCMVGKYPKVI; from the coding sequence ATGGGTGGAATAGTAGGTATTTTATCATATGATAAAATTTGGAACATAAGTAAATTTTTAAAATATTCATTGATGGGATTACAACATAGAGGATATTCAAATACCTCTGTTGCAATATTAAATGAGAAAATATTAAAATCTGATAGTAATTTAGCGCCAGAAGATTTTGAAATAAATGACGAAGGATGGGCAGGAATAGGATATACTGGAAGTAGACAAAATAAATTATATCTTTTTGATCAAATGGCAATTACAATTGACGGAATAACAAAAGAAACTCCAGAAGAAATCAGCAAAATAATATTGAAAGATCCAGAGAATTTAAAAAACGTAAAAGGAGCTTTTTCACTTATTGCCTTAACTAAAGAGGGAGAAATAATAGCATATAGAGACGATAGTGGTCTAAAACCATTAGCATTAGGAGGATTTGGATTTGATATGGGGATAATAGCATCTGAAATGACTGGAATAATAGTAATAGGTGGAGATTTTAGAAGAGAGATAAAACCTGGAGAGCTAGTATTAATGAATAAGTATAATATTGAAACTAAACAATTAGTTGAGCCTAAGTCCTCTTATTGTTCAATAGAATATATTTATCAATCTAGAATAGACAGCTATGTTAATGGAAAGCCTATTTATGATTTAAGGATAAAAATAGGGGAAGAATTAGCTGAAGAGAGAAAAATTGATGCAGATACAGTAATTGGAGTTCCAGAAACTGCACTGCCTTTTGCATTAGGCTATTCTAGAAAAACTGGAATTCCTATGAACTTAGGCTTTACAAGAACTGGGAGTCCAATACGAACAATGCTTGCTTCAGACGATTTTCTTAAAATAGTTGGAGTTCAACTAAAATTAAATCCTATAAAATCTGCAGTTTTCGGACAAAGAGTAATTCTAATTGATGATTCTATGGTAACTGGTACAACATTGAAAAATACAGTTTATAATCTAAGAAGATTAGGAGCAAAGGAAGTTCATGTTTTAATAGGTAGTCCAAAATTGATTTCATATTGTCCTTATGAAGTAGAAGTTCCTCCTTCAAATGAATTAATAGCTGCTAATCTAAGCGATGAAGAAGTTTCTAGAGTGATAGGAGCTGACTCTATTTACTGGCTAAGTTTAGAAGGATTATATAAAGTCATAGGAAATAAGAATCTATGCGTAGGTTGTATGGTAGGAAAATATCCTAAGGTGATCTAA
- the carA gene encoding glutamine-hydrolyzing carbamoyl-phosphate synthase small subunit has translation MICKRGKKGYLYLEDGTIIEGCGFGADKTISGEVVFTTSMNGYPESLTDPSYRGQILVITHPLVGNYGIPEKIRENGILRNFESEEIQVSGLVVAEETDPYKWNSSKSLHEWLKSYDIPAISDLDTRSLVKKIRTYGTMMGIISSGREIDDPRKYLEKKYDEIDFTTYVSPKSPIIHPGKSNKGIIVLVDCGIKHGILYQLYLRGYTIVRVPCNFSADKIMDYSPKGVVYGNGPSNPNLLSSLIKNYKNLMEYKIPIMGICLGHQITAIALGGKVKKMKYGHRAINKPVVDLQSQKCYITTHNHGYGILSKEDVPKDMKVWFINPDDGTIEGMIHEKLPIITTQFHPEANPGPWDVTWVFDKFDQVIKNGKP, from the coding sequence ATGATTTGCAAGAGGGGTAAAAAAGGATATTTATATTTAGAAGATGGGACTATAATTGAAGGTTGTGGGTTTGGAGCTGATAAGACAATATCAGGAGAAGTTGTATTCACAACATCAATGAATGGATATCCAGAAAGTTTAACAGATCCATCATATAGAGGCCAAATATTAGTAATAACACATCCACTAGTTGGGAATTATGGAATACCAGAAAAGATAAGAGAAAACGGAATATTGAGGAACTTTGAATCTGAAGAAATTCAAGTTTCAGGATTAGTTGTAGCAGAAGAAACTGATCCTTACAAATGGAATTCTAGTAAATCATTACATGAGTGGTTAAAATCTTATGATATTCCAGCTATTTCAGATTTAGACACAAGGTCATTAGTTAAAAAAATTAGAACATATGGAACAATGATGGGAATAATTTCTTCTGGGAGAGAAATAGACGATCCTAGAAAATACCTAGAGAAGAAGTACGATGAAATTGATTTTACTACTTATGTTTCTCCCAAATCTCCAATAATTCATCCTGGTAAATCTAATAAAGGAATTATAGTATTAGTTGATTGCGGAATAAAACATGGTATTCTTTATCAGCTTTACTTAAGAGGATATACAATAGTAAGAGTTCCATGTAATTTTTCAGCGGATAAAATCATGGACTATTCACCTAAGGGAGTAGTATATGGTAATGGACCTAGTAATCCAAATTTACTATCATCATTAATTAAAAATTATAAAAATTTGATGGAATACAAAATTCCAATAATGGGCATATGCCTAGGGCATCAAATTACTGCAATAGCATTAGGAGGAAAAGTAAAGAAGATGAAATATGGTCATAGAGCAATAAATAAGCCAGTTGTAGATTTACAATCACAAAAATGCTATATTACTACTCATAATCATGGATATGGAATATTAAGTAAAGAGGATGTTCCAAAAGATATGAAAGTGTGGTTTATCAACCCAGATGATGGAACAATAGAAGGGATGATTCATGAAAAGTTACCAATAATTACTACTCAGTTTCATCCTGAGGCAAATCCAGGTCCTTGGGATGTGACATGGGTGTTCGATAAATTTGATCAGGTGATAAAAAATGGAAAACCTTAA
- a CDS encoding argininosuccinate synthase yields MKIVLAYSGGLDTTVSIRWLKEKYNADVITVSVDVGQKDDFKKLEERAYVAGSSKHYTIDAKKEFVEKYVLYDIIMNGLYEDVYPLSTALARPLIAEKVVEVAKKENTEYIAHGSTSKGNDQVRFDLAIQANMPNAKIITPARSWNMTREDEVKFAKEHGIPIKEESSKYSIDENLWGRSIEGDIIDNPFTEVPEDAFEITKKIKDGKEKIIISFEKGVPVKINGKKMDLLDIIYTLTQIAGNLGFGRVDHLENRVVGFKSREIYEVPAALCIISAHKDLEKTVYTPLELRFKKNLDQTWSDLVYEGLWYEPLKETIEKTGLQMNEWITGDVELEIYGDGIRILGRNSPYSSYSDKVASYNKGWYPTEEMAKGFIEIWGMHSLLARKVRYG; encoded by the coding sequence ATGAAAATAGTTTTAGCATATTCTGGTGGGTTAGATACTACAGTTTCAATTAGATGGTTAAAGGAAAAATACAATGCTGATGTAATTACAGTTAGCGTTGATGTAGGTCAAAAAGACGATTTTAAAAAATTAGAAGAAAGGGCATATGTAGCAGGATCTAGCAAACATTACACTATAGATGCAAAAAAAGAATTTGTTGAAAAATATGTTTTATACGACATAATTATGAACGGCTTATATGAAGACGTATATCCTCTATCTACTGCCTTAGCTAGGCCATTAATTGCCGAAAAAGTAGTAGAAGTTGCAAAAAAAGAAAACACTGAATATATTGCGCATGGATCTACCTCTAAAGGTAATGATCAAGTAAGATTTGATTTGGCTATTCAAGCTAATATGCCTAATGCCAAGATTATAACTCCAGCAAGAAGCTGGAATATGACTAGGGAAGATGAAGTAAAATTTGCTAAGGAGCATGGAATTCCAATAAAAGAAGAGAGTAGTAAATATAGCATTGATGAAAATTTATGGGGAAGAAGTATTGAAGGAGATATAATAGATAATCCATTTACTGAAGTTCCAGAGGATGCATTTGAGATAACCAAAAAAATAAAAGACGGAAAAGAAAAAATTATTATTTCATTCGAAAAAGGTGTTCCAGTAAAAATAAATGGTAAAAAGATGGATTTACTAGATATAATTTACACTTTAACTCAGATAGCTGGCAATTTAGGTTTTGGTAGAGTAGATCATTTAGAGAACAGAGTTGTAGGATTTAAATCAAGAGAAATATATGAAGTTCCTGCTGCCTTATGTATAATTTCTGCTCATAAAGATTTAGAGAAAACTGTGTACACACCATTAGAGTTAAGATTTAAGAAAAATCTTGATCAAACATGGAGTGATTTAGTATACGAAGGCTTATGGTATGAGCCACTAAAAGAAACAATAGAGAAGACAGGCTTACAAATGAATGAATGGATAACCGGAGATGTAGAATTAGAAATTTATGGTGATGGTATAAGAATATTAGGTAGAAATTCTCCTTATTCCTCATATTCCGATAAAGTAGCGAGTTATAATAAAGGATGGTATCCTACTGAAGAAATGGCTAAAGGCTTTATTGAAATATGGGGAATGCATTCGTTATTAGCTAGGAAAGTTAGGTATGGGTAA
- the purD gene encoding phosphoribosylamine--glycine ligase: MTKVLLIGEGAREHALASTLINYQVYAISSFINPGIKDIVEKSKGKYFIGDINSPDFVKKVISEVNPDFSVIGPEDPLFNGVSDVFYNEGIPVVGPSKNDAQIEKSKAWMRELMWKYNIPGRLRFKTFSNLEDAAKFILDYGGSVAIKPSEQVGGKGVKVVADLQAYLSQDKRKALSKSVDEIGSLVSDEVKIIIEERVDGPEYTLHVLTDGYSYLPLPLAQDYKHAYQDGIGPETGGMGSISGPGKLLPFINEEEYERSLDIVKLTSKAIEDETRVSYKGFISGQMMLTELWGPTIIEYYSRMGDPETASIVPRINNDFGEILQFAAEGKLSKAKLEVKDNLVSVVRAIAPYGYPLDKSIAKGQRFYIDLEKIREKGCILYFGSVELNEGQIISKGSRALELVALASSFNEATKRLDQCMGFISSDRKMVYRTDIGNTIDEMKEKAEIVRYSYKNREKKDLLGVSADWSPNGGLW, encoded by the coding sequence ATGACTAAAGTATTATTAATAGGAGAAGGAGCTAGAGAACATGCGTTAGCAAGTACACTAATCAACTATCAAGTTTATGCAATCTCATCATTTATTAATCCTGGAATTAAAGATATTGTAGAAAAAAGCAAAGGAAAATATTTCATAGGCGATATAAACTCTCCAGATTTCGTTAAGAAAGTCATTTCAGAAGTAAATCCAGATTTTAGTGTTATAGGGCCAGAAGATCCTCTATTTAATGGTGTATCAGATGTTTTCTATAATGAAGGTATACCAGTAGTAGGCCCTAGTAAAAATGATGCACAAATAGAGAAATCAAAAGCATGGATGAGAGAATTAATGTGGAAATATAATATTCCAGGAAGATTGAGATTTAAAACATTTAGTAATCTAGAAGATGCTGCTAAATTTATTTTAGATTATGGAGGTTCAGTAGCAATAAAACCTTCTGAACAAGTTGGTGGAAAAGGAGTAAAAGTTGTAGCTGATTTACAAGCGTATTTATCTCAAGATAAAAGGAAAGCATTAAGTAAAAGTGTAGATGAAATAGGTAGCTTAGTTTCTGATGAAGTAAAAATTATCATAGAAGAAAGAGTTGATGGGCCAGAATATACTCTTCATGTATTGACTGATGGATATAGTTATTTGCCTTTACCTTTAGCTCAAGACTATAAACATGCATATCAAGATGGGATAGGCCCAGAGACTGGAGGTATGGGATCTATTTCTGGACCAGGTAAATTGTTGCCTTTTATAAATGAAGAAGAATACGAGAGGAGTCTCGATATAGTTAAGTTAACTTCTAAAGCTATAGAAGATGAAACTAGAGTAAGTTATAAGGGTTTTATATCGGGCCAGATGATGCTCACAGAGTTGTGGGGACCTACAATTATCGAATACTATTCAAGAATGGGTGATCCAGAAACTGCTTCAATAGTTCCAAGGATAAATAATGATTTTGGGGAAATTTTGCAATTTGCTGCTGAAGGTAAATTATCTAAGGCTAAATTAGAAGTAAAGGATAATTTAGTTTCAGTAGTTAGAGCAATAGCTCCATATGGATATCCATTAGATAAGTCTATAGCTAAGGGACAGAGATTTTATATAGATTTAGAAAAAATAAGGGAAAAAGGTTGTATTTTATATTTCGGTTCAGTTGAATTAAATGAAGGACAGATTATATCTAAAGGATCTAGAGCATTGGAGTTAGTAGCGTTAGCAAGCTCTTTTAATGAGGCGACGAAGAGATTAGATCAATGTATGGGTTTTATTTCAAGTGATAGGAAAATGGTTTATAGGACCGATATAGGTAATACAATCGATGAGATGAAAGAAAAGGCTGAAATAGTTAGATACTCATATAAAAATCGAGAAAAGAAAGATTTACTAGGAGTTTCTGCTGACTGGTCTCCTAATGGTGGTTTATGGTGA
- the argH gene encoding argininosuccinate lyase, with protein sequence MLYRKWGNKEDEVVTFTSSIDTDNYILNEVKLTMKAHVIELYLQKIINRDYCSKVLNAINSFNSIPAGYEDIHEALEDHIIKNAGEAGEWIGLGRSRNDHVATALRLKMREELISILQNVNELRQLLIDKSKDYTDTLFPSFTHLQFAQPSTFSHYLLYLEEELSSRWNIIFDSLKNVNRSPLGSGAIVGSNVEIDRNRESELLGFDSVIINTISATSSRSDLISSTMELTNLMLSLSRIAEDMVVYSTLGLVKLPDNHVSTSSLMPQKRNPVTMEILRSKAGECIGFLNSMMAIYKGLPSGYDLDLQEINKYFWNCTMIVNKSLLVLISLFDGIKVIKKDLDPSMLATDEAEKLTQSNIPYRKAYFTVADKVRAGTFIPSINFTESINLKKTEGSPNPNILLNDIKYAQDRLEFDKKKLNNYIQNITQKISQLEAIENDLQEG encoded by the coding sequence ATGTTATATAGGAAATGGGGAAATAAGGAAGACGAAGTAGTTACTTTTACTTCGTCTATTGATACCGATAATTATATCCTTAATGAAGTAAAATTGACTATGAAAGCTCATGTTATAGAATTATATTTGCAAAAGATAATAAATAGGGATTATTGTAGTAAAGTATTAAATGCAATAAATTCATTTAATTCAATACCAGCCGGTTACGAAGATATTCATGAAGCGTTAGAGGATCATATAATCAAAAATGCTGGAGAAGCAGGAGAATGGATAGGATTGGGAAGAAGTAGAAACGATCACGTAGCTACTGCATTAAGATTAAAAATGAGAGAAGAATTAATTTCTATATTACAAAATGTTAACGAGTTAAGGCAATTGTTAATAGATAAAAGTAAAGATTATACTGATACATTGTTTCCTTCATTTACTCATTTGCAATTTGCTCAACCTTCTACGTTTTCTCATTATTTACTTTATTTAGAAGAAGAATTAAGTTCTAGATGGAATATAATCTTTGATAGTCTAAAAAATGTTAATAGATCTCCTTTAGGAAGTGGAGCTATTGTTGGATCTAATGTAGAAATAGATAGGAATAGGGAATCTGAGTTGCTAGGATTTGATAGCGTTATAATCAATACTATCTCAGCTACTTCATCTAGATCCGATTTAATCTCATCAACTATGGAGCTTACAAATCTAATGCTATCGTTAAGTAGGATTGCAGAAGATATGGTAGTTTACTCTACTTTAGGCTTAGTAAAATTACCAGATAATCATGTGAGTACTAGTAGTTTGATGCCTCAAAAAAGAAATCCTGTAACAATGGAGATTCTCAGGTCTAAAGCAGGAGAATGTATAGGTTTTCTTAATAGCATGATGGCAATATATAAGGGATTACCATCAGGATATGATTTGGATTTACAAGAAATTAACAAATATTTTTGGAATTGCACTATGATAGTGAATAAATCCCTTTTAGTATTAATATCATTATTTGATGGGATAAAGGTTATTAAAAAAGATTTAGATCCTTCAATGCTAGCTACTGATGAAGCAGAAAAGCTAACTCAGTCCAATATTCCATATAGAAAAGCTTATTTTACTGTTGCTGATAAAGTTAGAGCGGGCACTTTTATACCTTCAATTAATTTCACTGAATCTATAAATTTAAAGAAAACTGAGGGATCTCCAAATCCAAATATCCTATTAAATGATATTAAGTATGCACAAGATAGATTAGAATTTGATAAAAAGAAATTGAATAATTATATTCAAAATATAACACAAAAAATCTCTCAATTGGAGGCGATTGAAAATGATTTGCAAGAGGGGTAA